A genomic window from Candidatus Polarisedimenticolia bacterium includes:
- a CDS encoding dienelactone hydrolase family protein, translated as MTRAEWVRREAPRLRKAIRKVLGPTFPAAPLSPRVTRREERLGFTIEQVSFNSAKRLRIPALFLRPHVAGPSPALLYCHNHAHDYAWGKGEILEGKGRMPAIGPILARAGFCVLGIDAWCFGERRADENAVAKSFLLQGRTLWGMMLEDERSALDYLESRSEVDARRIGCFGFSMGSTKAWWLAALDPRIRAAAGACGLTTYRALIEAEALNRHGIYFYVPGILGVAEVGQIVSLIAPRPFLSLSGDEDAGSPLPGVAEAHREAGRVYRLLGARGSLVRRVYPAGHEFTAAMLKDTLAWFGRHLKPRAFIAP; from the coding sequence GTGACGCGGGCCGAGTGGGTGCGTCGCGAGGCGCCGCGGCTGCGGAAGGCGATCCGGAAGGTCCTCGGGCCGACGTTTCCGGCCGCTCCGCTCTCCCCCCGGGTGACGCGGCGGGAGGAAAGGCTCGGCTTCACCATCGAGCAGGTTTCCTTCAACTCGGCGAAACGCCTCAGAATCCCGGCCCTTTTTCTTCGCCCGCACGTCGCAGGACCTTCTCCCGCGCTCCTTTACTGCCACAACCACGCGCACGATTACGCGTGGGGAAAAGGGGAGATTCTCGAGGGCAAGGGCAGGATGCCGGCCATCGGTCCGATCCTGGCCCGCGCGGGCTTCTGCGTGCTCGGCATCGACGCCTGGTGCTTCGGCGAGCGTCGCGCCGACGAGAACGCCGTCGCCAAGAGCTTTCTGCTGCAGGGCCGCACCTTGTGGGGCATGATGCTGGAGGACGAGAGGTCGGCGCTCGATTATCTGGAGAGCCGCAGTGAAGTGGATGCGCGCCGGATCGGCTGCTTCGGCTTCTCGATGGGGAGCACCAAGGCGTGGTGGCTGGCGGCGCTCGATCCGAGGATTCGGGCTGCGGCCGGGGCGTGCGGCCTCACCACTTACCGGGCTCTCATCGAAGCGGAGGCCTTGAACCGCCATGGGATCTATTTCTACGTGCCCGGGATTCTAGGCGTCGCGGAGGTCGGTCAGATTGTCTCTCTCATCGCCCCGCGCCCGTTCCTGAGCCTCAGCGGGGACGAGGACGCGGGCTCTCCGCTGCCGGGCGTGGCCGAGGCGCATCGTGAAGCGGGAAGAGTCTACCGGCTCCTGGGAGCGCGAGGCAGCCTGGTGCGGCGCGTCTATCCGGCGGGCCACGAATTCACCGCCGCCATGCTCAAGGACACGCTGGCCTGGTTCGGGAGGCATCTGAAACCCAGAGCGTTCATCGCACCATGA
- a CDS encoding VWA domain-containing protein, with product MSPFRLTGPILLFWLAAYAASFAGDPAPPAEKPAAPGAQRERVNLFLINVVVTDRKGRSVDDLRPEEFRLWVDGKPHAINSVELHWTAPPPATGTAPPPSPAAGRPGSQVPAFATPSSRTFVFLLDGLNCEHGLGPRPIEAVREFLRKRLLPGDDVMIAGLGKELKIYQELTFDASLMLKAMDAIEADLAIRNAGENRALQNFRALEREAEVSREYGMEPKDVRRLAEQYADEDRKRALKTLGALRAIVTSLHSQPGRKDLFFLTDGFPTDAEALYGAPGDYNSRDANGTAIPSSPRLDSDILKLAREAGTDQVAIHTVNTQGMPHGVSMIQKAPRPITSSHASASGPAPVELIEKSASETLASFAIGTGGLAYRGNNDFLPALERVERETHAGYVVSYVPGSGPDGRLHAIRVDVTRKGARVRAKEGFLYMTEEQVQERLLFSAFMSPELYHDFPVSMEALAYFGRDGVPATEFAIGVPDRMLLFLPDGRSFVARLEAGLTLQQGKSRIADQFNRKVEVRLDPGEWASHDQLSLVAKRDVPPGDYEAVVVVRDLGTGNVGARRLPVRVPNLSRDRIAMSSLILSDPDKRARRVDLEPETIGDASLVVPSADRIFRRDGQIAASCTVYHPMREQTTREAAFQVKGLLRKGAVTLKEFPASTHRFTADQAADSIPVSLPVSLADFEPGIYTLEVQVVDTVGKNGIAQSVDFMVR from the coding sequence ATGAGTCCCTTCCGCCTCACGGGCCCAATTCTGCTGTTCTGGCTCGCCGCCTACGCGGCCTCCTTCGCCGGGGACCCGGCACCCCCGGCGGAAAAGCCGGCGGCGCCCGGCGCCCAGCGCGAGCGCGTCAATCTGTTCCTCATCAACGTCGTGGTCACCGACCGGAAAGGCCGGTCGGTGGATGACCTTCGTCCGGAGGAGTTCCGCCTCTGGGTGGACGGCAAGCCCCACGCGATCAACTCTGTCGAGCTCCACTGGACGGCGCCGCCACCGGCGACGGGAACGGCTCCGCCGCCCTCTCCCGCGGCGGGGCGACCAGGCAGTCAGGTTCCGGCCTTCGCGACACCTTCCTCCCGCACCTTCGTGTTCCTGCTCGACGGCCTGAACTGCGAGCACGGCCTTGGTCCGCGTCCGATCGAAGCGGTGCGCGAGTTTCTCCGCAAGCGCCTCCTCCCCGGCGACGACGTGATGATCGCCGGGCTGGGGAAAGAGCTCAAGATCTATCAGGAGCTCACCTTCGACGCTTCCCTGATGTTGAAAGCGATGGACGCCATCGAGGCCGATCTCGCTATCCGGAACGCCGGAGAGAATCGAGCGCTGCAAAACTTTCGAGCCCTTGAAAGAGAGGCCGAGGTAAGTCGGGAGTACGGTATGGAACCCAAGGACGTTCGCCGATTGGCCGAGCAGTATGCCGATGAGGATCGGAAGCGCGCTCTCAAAACTCTCGGGGCGCTTCGAGCCATCGTGACGTCTCTTCATTCGCAGCCGGGTAGGAAGGACCTCTTCTTTCTGACGGATGGATTTCCGACCGACGCCGAGGCGCTGTATGGCGCTCCCGGAGACTATAACTCGCGTGACGCCAACGGAACGGCGATTCCATCTTCACCGCGATTGGATTCGGACATCTTGAAACTCGCCCGGGAGGCAGGGACCGACCAGGTCGCGATTCATACCGTCAATACGCAGGGAATGCCTCATGGTGTCTCGATGATTCAAAAAGCGCCTCGTCCGATTACTTCATCCCATGCAAGCGCTTCCGGGCCTGCTCCCGTGGAGCTCATCGAAAAATCCGCCTCGGAGACTCTTGCATCGTTCGCCATCGGAACCGGAGGCCTGGCCTATCGGGGAAACAACGACTTTCTTCCCGCGCTGGAGCGGGTCGAAAGAGAGACCCACGCCGGTTACGTCGTGTCCTACGTCCCCGGGAGCGGTCCCGACGGGCGGCTTCACGCCATCCGGGTGGACGTGACGCGCAAAGGCGCCAGGGTCCGCGCGAAAGAAGGATTCCTCTACATGACCGAGGAGCAGGTTCAAGAGAGGCTGCTGTTCTCGGCTTTCATGTCCCCCGAGCTCTACCACGATTTCCCCGTCTCGATGGAGGCCCTGGCCTATTTCGGCCGGGACGGCGTCCCCGCGACGGAGTTCGCCATCGGCGTTCCCGATCGGATGTTGCTCTTCCTGCCCGACGGCCGGAGCTTCGTCGCGCGGCTGGAAGCCGGTCTCACGCTCCAGCAGGGCAAGAGCCGGATCGCCGATCAGTTCAACCGGAAGGTGGAGGTGCGCCTCGATCCGGGCGAGTGGGCGTCCCACGATCAGCTCTCGCTGGTCGCGAAACGGGACGTGCCGCCGGGCGACTACGAGGCGGTCGTGGTGGTCCGCGATCTCGGCACCGGCAACGTCGGGGCTCGGCGCCTGCCGGTCCGCGTGCCGAATCTGAGCCGGGATCGTATCGCCATGAGCTCGCTGATCCTGTCGGATCCCGACAAGCGGGCCCGGCGGGTCGACCTGGAGCCGGAGACGATCGGGGACGCGAGCTTGGTCGTCCCCTCGGCCGACCGAATCTTTCGGCGCGACGGCCAGATTGCCGCGTCCTGCACCGTCTATCATCCCATGCGGGAGCAGACGACCCGGGAAGCCGCTTTCCAAGTGAAGGGGCTTCTCCGCAAAGGAGCGGTCACGCTCAAGGAATTCCCGGCGTCCACCCACCGGTTCACGGCCGATCAGGCGGCCGACTCGATTCCCGTCAGCCTCCCGGTCTCGCTGGCCGACTTCGAGCCGGGGATCTACACGCTGGAGGTCCAGGTCGTCGACACGGTAGGGAAGAACGGCATCGCCCAAAGCGTCGACTTCATGGTGCGATGA